The following are encoded in a window of Primulina eburnea isolate SZY01 chromosome 4, ASM2296580v1, whole genome shotgun sequence genomic DNA:
- the LOC140830677 gene encoding protein tesmin/TSO1-like CXC 2 isoform X1 — translation MGEGCENFAKECIEEEKEVMDTPERIKSNQIATSLCKFEESPVFNFLNNLSPIKPVKSVHITQTINPLSFATLPSVFTSPHVSSLRGSRFLRRHQFSDPSKPEFSSDDGNTVDLIKVNKDGNEKFDELQNLDPKESHCVVANDSSYECSNKFSENFDYDPNSRNSPVKPSCGLESTSSALVYESEVSLEEAGRTDENKEGVSCDWESLIADDAELLIFESPNDTENKKLRGTEMSFYANIRNDKQSMQSLVSMYSGEQIGEGSQPENLSFHPREGTEMMENSEKHDMTATSSLLNEPMEEMDYEHLSGLYRGMRRRCLDFEMAGAHRQRFEEISAPDSSVVLQSGSDISTNNQQLVPTNTIDESPRCVVPTLGLHLNALGTTPKDYKHVNVEPSASGRFLIGPIPSVDFHPPTTGQELINNLDATSLGGDVDTVEDFVPLTEDSCQASGYMANEEITQSSPKKKRRRLEQAGEGESCKRCNCKKSKCLKLYCECFAAGVYCVESCACIDCFNKPVHEGTVLATRKQIESRNPLAFAPKVIRGSDSVTETGDDSSNTPASARHKRGCNCKKSGCLKKYCECFQGGVGCSINCRCEGCKNVFGRKDGSVIIGTEAEYEEDETDTTEKSMSEKIAVHFDSEQNTDSATPETPLLAGRKPVQHLFSNQKPPRSSFPSIGSSSRSYTNQVFKKPSFQPAPKFDRHFETIKEDEIPEFLQEGSPISGIKLSSPNRKRVSPPHNVGMSTGLRSSRKLILQSIPSFPSLTHNQ, via the exons ATGGGGGAGGGGTGTGAGAATTTTGCAAAAGAGTGTATTGAAGAAGAGAAAGAAGTGATGGATACGCCAGAGAGGATCAAGAGCAACCAGATCGCGACATCTTTATGCAAGTTTGag GAGTCCCCTGTCTTTAATTTCTTGAACAACCTTTCCCCAATCAAGCCAGTTAAATCCGTGCATATCACGCAAACGATCAATCCTCTTAGTTTTGCAACTCTTCCATCTGTTTTCACTTCACCTCATGTTAGTTCTCTCAGGGGGTCAAGATTTCTGCGACG GCACCAGTTTTCAGATCCATCAAAACCTGAGTTTTCTTCTGATGATGGGAACACAGTTGATCTGATTAAGGTAAATAAAGATGGTAACGAGAAATTCGATGAGCTGCAAAATCTGGACCCGAAGGAATCTCATTGTGTCGTGGCTAATGATTCATCTTATGAATGCTCAAACaagttttctgaaaattttgattatGATCCAAATAGTCGTAACTCCCCTGTAAAACCAAGCTGTGGCCTTGAATCCACTTCTTCAGCGCTTGTTTACGAAAGTGAAGTGAGTCTCGAGGAAGCAGGCCGAACTGATGAAAACAAAGAAGGCGTATCGTGTGATTGGGAGAGTTTAATAGCTGATGACGCCGAGCTGCTAATTTTTGAATCGCCAAATGATACAGAAAACAAGAAATTGCGTGGTACTGAGATGAGTTTCTACGCCAATATCAGAAATGACAAGCAGAGCATGCAGTCTCTTGTTTCAATGTATTCTGGCGAACAAATTGGAGAGGGAAGTCAACCAGAAAACTTGTCTTTTCATCCTCGAGAAGGTACTGAGATGATGGAAAATTCTGAGAAACATGACATGACTGCCACCAGCTCTTTATTGAATGAACCCATGGAAGAGATGGATTATGAG CATCTCTCTGGTTTGTACCGAGGTATGAGAAGGCGCTGTCTAGATTTTGAGATGGCTGGAGCCCACAGACAGCGCTTTGAAGAGATTTCGGCTCCCGATTCTTCAGTGGTGTTACAATCTGGTTCTGATATTTCCACCAACAATCAACAATTAGTTCCGACAAATACAATAGACGAGTCTCCACGGTGTGTTGTACCTACCCTTGGCTTGCATTTAAATGCTCTTGGAACGACACCCAAGGATTACAAACATGTCAATGTCGAACCTTCAGCTTCTGGAAGATTCTTGATTGGACCGATCCCATCAGTTGATTTTCATCCTCCAACTACTGGTCAAGAATTAATAAACAATTTGGATGCTACCTCGTTGGGAGGAGATGTGGATACCGTCGAAGATTTTGTTCCGCTTACAGAAGATTCTTGCCAAGCTTCTGGATATATGGCTAATGAGGAGATCACTCAGAGTAGTCCAAAGAAGAAGAG GCGTAGGTTGGAACAAGCCGGGGAAGGCGAATCCTGCAAGCGATGCAACTGCAAGAAATCAAAATGCTTAAAACT CTACTGTGAATGTTTTGCTGCTGGTGTCTACTGTGTGGAGTCATGTGCCTGTATAGATTGCTTCAACAAGCCTGTCCATGAAGGCACTGTCCTTGCAACCCGAAAACAGATTGAATCTAGAAACCCTCTTGCTTTTGCGCCTAAAGTGATTAGGGGCTCAGATTCTGTGACTGAAACTGGG GATGACTCGAGCAACACTCCTGCTTCAGCTCGTCATAAGCGAGGATGCAACTGCAAAAAATCCGGTTGCCTGAAGAAATATTGTGAATGCTTTcag GGTGGTGTTGGATGCTCAATTAACTGCAGATGTGAAGGGTGTAAGAACGTGTTTGGTAGAAAGGATG GATCTGTTATAATAGGCACGGAAGCCGAATATGAAGAAGATGAAACGGATACGACTGAGAAGAGTATGTCCGAAAAAATAGCAGTCCATTTTGACTCAGAGCAAAACACGGATTCTGCTACTCCGGAAACACCGTTGTTGGCTGGAAG GAAACCGGTTCAACATCTGTTCTCAAACCAAAAACCACCTAGGTCTTCATTTCCAAGTATTGGTTCCTCTTCCCGTTCTTACACAAACCAAGTGTTCAAAAAGCCGAGCTTTCAACCCGCACCTAAATTCGATAGACATTTTGAAACTATTAAAGAAGACGAAATTCCTGAATTTCTCCAAGAAGGGTCTCCCATAAGTGGCATTAAGTTATCATCTCCCAACAGGAAACGAGTTTCGCCTCCGCACAATGTAGGTATGTCCACCGGTTTAAGAAGCAGTCGAAAGTTGATACTCCAATCTATTCCATCTTTTCCATCTCTCACTCATAATCAATGA
- the LOC140830677 gene encoding protein tesmin/TSO1-like CXC 2 isoform X2 gives MGEGCENFAKECIEEEKEVMDTPERIKSNQIATSLCKFEESPVFNFLNNLSPIKPVKSVHITQTINPLSFATLPSVFTSPHVSSLRGSRFLRRHQFSDPSKPEFSSDDGNTVDLIKVNKDGNEKFDELQNLDPKESHCVVANDSSYECSNKFSENFDYDPNSRNSPVKPSCGLESTSSALVYESEVSLEEAGRTDENKEGVSCDWESLIADDAELLIFESPNDTENKKLRGTEMSFYANIRNDKQSMQSLVSMYSGEQIGEGSQPENLSFHPREGTEMMENSEKHDMTATSSLLNEPMEEMDYEHLSGLYRGMRRRCLDFEMAGAHRQRFEEISAPDSSVVLQSGSDISTNNQQLVPTNTIDESPRCVVPTLGLHLNALGTTPKDYKHVNVEPSASGRFLIGPIPSVDFHPPTTGQELINNLDATSLGGDVDTVEDFVPLTEDSCQASGYMANEEITQSSPKKKRRRLEQAGEGESCKRCNCKKSKCLKLYCECFAAGVYCVESCACIDCFNKPVHEGTVLATRKQIESRNPLAFAPKVIRGSDSVTETGDDSSNTPASARHKRGCNCKKSGCLKKYCECFQGGVGCSINCRCEGCKNVFGRKDGTEAEYEEDETDTTEKSMSEKIAVHFDSEQNTDSATPETPLLAGRKPVQHLFSNQKPPRSSFPSIGSSSRSYTNQVFKKPSFQPAPKFDRHFETIKEDEIPEFLQEGSPISGIKLSSPNRKRVSPPHNVGMSTGLRSSRKLILQSIPSFPSLTHNQ, from the exons ATGGGGGAGGGGTGTGAGAATTTTGCAAAAGAGTGTATTGAAGAAGAGAAAGAAGTGATGGATACGCCAGAGAGGATCAAGAGCAACCAGATCGCGACATCTTTATGCAAGTTTGag GAGTCCCCTGTCTTTAATTTCTTGAACAACCTTTCCCCAATCAAGCCAGTTAAATCCGTGCATATCACGCAAACGATCAATCCTCTTAGTTTTGCAACTCTTCCATCTGTTTTCACTTCACCTCATGTTAGTTCTCTCAGGGGGTCAAGATTTCTGCGACG GCACCAGTTTTCAGATCCATCAAAACCTGAGTTTTCTTCTGATGATGGGAACACAGTTGATCTGATTAAGGTAAATAAAGATGGTAACGAGAAATTCGATGAGCTGCAAAATCTGGACCCGAAGGAATCTCATTGTGTCGTGGCTAATGATTCATCTTATGAATGCTCAAACaagttttctgaaaattttgattatGATCCAAATAGTCGTAACTCCCCTGTAAAACCAAGCTGTGGCCTTGAATCCACTTCTTCAGCGCTTGTTTACGAAAGTGAAGTGAGTCTCGAGGAAGCAGGCCGAACTGATGAAAACAAAGAAGGCGTATCGTGTGATTGGGAGAGTTTAATAGCTGATGACGCCGAGCTGCTAATTTTTGAATCGCCAAATGATACAGAAAACAAGAAATTGCGTGGTACTGAGATGAGTTTCTACGCCAATATCAGAAATGACAAGCAGAGCATGCAGTCTCTTGTTTCAATGTATTCTGGCGAACAAATTGGAGAGGGAAGTCAACCAGAAAACTTGTCTTTTCATCCTCGAGAAGGTACTGAGATGATGGAAAATTCTGAGAAACATGACATGACTGCCACCAGCTCTTTATTGAATGAACCCATGGAAGAGATGGATTATGAG CATCTCTCTGGTTTGTACCGAGGTATGAGAAGGCGCTGTCTAGATTTTGAGATGGCTGGAGCCCACAGACAGCGCTTTGAAGAGATTTCGGCTCCCGATTCTTCAGTGGTGTTACAATCTGGTTCTGATATTTCCACCAACAATCAACAATTAGTTCCGACAAATACAATAGACGAGTCTCCACGGTGTGTTGTACCTACCCTTGGCTTGCATTTAAATGCTCTTGGAACGACACCCAAGGATTACAAACATGTCAATGTCGAACCTTCAGCTTCTGGAAGATTCTTGATTGGACCGATCCCATCAGTTGATTTTCATCCTCCAACTACTGGTCAAGAATTAATAAACAATTTGGATGCTACCTCGTTGGGAGGAGATGTGGATACCGTCGAAGATTTTGTTCCGCTTACAGAAGATTCTTGCCAAGCTTCTGGATATATGGCTAATGAGGAGATCACTCAGAGTAGTCCAAAGAAGAAGAG GCGTAGGTTGGAACAAGCCGGGGAAGGCGAATCCTGCAAGCGATGCAACTGCAAGAAATCAAAATGCTTAAAACT CTACTGTGAATGTTTTGCTGCTGGTGTCTACTGTGTGGAGTCATGTGCCTGTATAGATTGCTTCAACAAGCCTGTCCATGAAGGCACTGTCCTTGCAACCCGAAAACAGATTGAATCTAGAAACCCTCTTGCTTTTGCGCCTAAAGTGATTAGGGGCTCAGATTCTGTGACTGAAACTGGG GATGACTCGAGCAACACTCCTGCTTCAGCTCGTCATAAGCGAGGATGCAACTGCAAAAAATCCGGTTGCCTGAAGAAATATTGTGAATGCTTTcag GGTGGTGTTGGATGCTCAATTAACTGCAGATGTGAAGGGTGTAAGAACGTGTTTGGTAGAAAGGATG GCACGGAAGCCGAATATGAAGAAGATGAAACGGATACGACTGAGAAGAGTATGTCCGAAAAAATAGCAGTCCATTTTGACTCAGAGCAAAACACGGATTCTGCTACTCCGGAAACACCGTTGTTGGCTGGAAG GAAACCGGTTCAACATCTGTTCTCAAACCAAAAACCACCTAGGTCTTCATTTCCAAGTATTGGTTCCTCTTCCCGTTCTTACACAAACCAAGTGTTCAAAAAGCCGAGCTTTCAACCCGCACCTAAATTCGATAGACATTTTGAAACTATTAAAGAAGACGAAATTCCTGAATTTCTCCAAGAAGGGTCTCCCATAAGTGGCATTAAGTTATCATCTCCCAACAGGAAACGAGTTTCGCCTCCGCACAATGTAGGTATGTCCACCGGTTTAAGAAGCAGTCGAAAGTTGATACTCCAATCTATTCCATCTTTTCCATCTCTCACTCATAATCAATGA